The Geobacter sp. AOG2 genome includes a window with the following:
- a CDS encoding YceI family protein: MLSSISTGELKSLLDSGGPVCLIDVLPPEYYGDGHIPGAGNACVYEVAFLENLTGLASGRDLPLVVYGASARSHEAAVAAEKLRRAGYRDVRELAGGLAAWRAAGYGLESGEGPAVVEMALKDGLYAVDTSASRLEWTGRNLNGRHNGTIAVSGGEVEVKKGVPAGGSITLDMRSIANLDLKDEGYNSMLVSHLKSDDFFDVGNYPSAVYAIAGSELLPEASSSSLVYQVTGSLELKGVRRDLPLTAEVVLQPDDQLKARVLCDLDRTHWGVLYGSGRFFEKLGMHLVNEIVTVELFLTAKLR; the protein is encoded by the coding sequence ATGTTGTCCAGTATCTCTACAGGTGAATTGAAATCTTTGCTGGACTCGGGCGGCCCGGTCTGTCTGATCGACGTGCTTCCCCCCGAATACTATGGGGACGGGCATATCCCGGGCGCGGGCAATGCCTGTGTTTATGAGGTGGCGTTTCTGGAAAACCTGACAGGCCTCGCCAGCGGCCGGGATCTGCCCCTGGTGGTATATGGCGCCAGCGCCCGCTCGCATGAGGCCGCGGTTGCGGCGGAAAAGCTGAGGCGCGCGGGATATCGCGACGTACGCGAACTGGCCGGGGGGCTGGCGGCCTGGCGGGCCGCCGGTTATGGACTTGAAAGCGGCGAAGGCCCGGCCGTCGTGGAAATGGCCCTCAAGGACGGGCTGTATGCCGTCGACACCTCCGCCAGCCGGCTGGAGTGGACGGGGCGCAACCTGAACGGCAGGCACAACGGCACCATCGCCGTATCGGGCGGTGAGGTGGAAGTGAAAAAGGGGGTGCCGGCAGGCGGAAGCATTACCCTGGACATGCGGTCCATCGCAAATCTGGATCTGAAGGATGAAGGGTACAACAGCATGCTGGTGAGTCACCTGAAATCCGACGACTTCTTCGATGTGGGCAACTACCCGTCGGCGGTGTATGCCATCGCCGGATCGGAACTCCTCCCGGAGGCGTCCAGCTCTTCTCTTGTCTACCAGGTGACGGGCAGTCTCGAACTGAAAGGCGTGCGCAGGGATCTGCCGCTCACGGCCGAGGTGGTGCTCCAGCCGGACGATCAGCTCAAGGCCAGGGTGTTGTGCGATCTCGACCGCACGCACTGGGGGGTCCTTTACGGCTCGGGGCGGTTTTTCGAAAAACTGGGCATGCACCTGGTGAACGAGATCGTAACCGTCGAACTCTTCCTGACAGCCAAGCTGCGTTAG